The Ascaphus truei isolate aAscTru1 chromosome 3, aAscTru1.hap1, whole genome shotgun sequence genome includes a region encoding these proteins:
- the UBE3A gene encoding ubiquitin-protein ligase E3A isoform X2, translating to MPRRAYNRSLGRTCRDSRMGLWKRAAAKHLIERYYHQLTEGCGNETCTNEFCASCPTFLRMDNNAAAIKALDLYKVNAKLCDPHPSKKGTSSSYLENNSKSAHNNSCKDRKMNKKEIHGPRDDFKDVTFLSEEKIYEILKLCREKEDYSPLIRVIGRVFSSAEALVQSFRKAKQHTKEELKSLQEKDEDKDEDEKEKAASSAAAMEEDSGASSSRLSDNAQGENNIQKLGPEEVSLDIEAVRRVYHLLLSNEKIEAAFLNALVYLSPNVECDLTYHNVYSRDPNYLNLFIIVMENGNLHSPEYLEMALPLFCKAMCKLPLAAQAKLVRLWSKYSAEQIRRMMETFQQLITYKVISNEFNSRNLVNDDDAIVAASKCLKIVYYANVVGGEIETDHNEDEDEEPIPESSEFTLQELLGEERRNKKGPRVDALETELGVKTIDCREPLIPFEEFVNEPLNDVLEMDKDYTFFKVETENKFSFMTCPFILNAVTKNLGLYYDNRIRMYSERRITVLYSLVQGQPMNPYLRLKVRRDHIIDDALVRLEMIAMENPADLKKQLYVEFEGEQGVDEGGVSKEFFQLVVEEIFNPDIGMFTFDETTKLFWFNPSSLETEGQFTLIGIVLGLAIYNNCILDVHFPMVVYRKLMGKKGTLRDLADSHPVLYQSLKELLEYEGSVEDDMMITFQISQTDLFGNPLMHDLKENGDKIPITNENRKEFVSLYIDYIINKSVEKQFKAFRRGFHMVTNESPLKYLFRPEEIELLICGSRNFPDFQALEETTEYDGGYTRDSQIIRDFWDIVHSFTDEQKRLFLQFTTGTDRAPVGGLGKLKMIIAKNGPDTDRLPTSHTCFNVLLLPEYSSKEKLKERLLKAITYAKGFGML from the exons atgccccgaagagcttataatcGAAGTTTAGGGAGAacttgcagagacagtaggatgggGTTATG GAAGCGAGCAGCCGCAAAGCATCTAATAGAACGCTACTACCACCAGTTAACTGAGGGTTGTGGAAATGAAACCTGCACGAATGAGTTTTGTGCTTCCTGTCCTACTTTTCTTCGTATGGATAACAATGCAGCAGCCATTAAGGCCCTCGACTTGTATAAGGTTAATGCAAAACTCTGTGATCCTCATCCCTCCAAGAAAGGAACGAGCTCATCTTATCTAGAGAACAACTCTAAAAGTGCCCATAACAACTCGTGCAAAGACAGAAAGATGAACAAGAAAGAAATACATGGACCCAGAGATGACTTTAAAG ATGTGACTTTCCTATCTGAAGAAAAGATATATGAAATTCTTAAATTATGTAGAGAAAAAGAGGATTACTCGCCACTAATCCGGGTGATCGGGAGAGTATTTTCCAGCGCTGAAGCCCTGGTTCAAAGCTTCCGAAAAGCCAAACAGCATACTAAGGAAGAGCTGAAGTCCTTACAAGAGAAGGATGAAGACAAGGATGAAGATGAAAAAGAGAAAGCTGCTTCCTCCGCTGCCGCTATGGAAGAAGACTCTGGGGCATCCTCTTCCAGGTTAAGTGACAACGCACAAGGAGAGAACAACATACAAAAACTAGGCCCTGAAGAAGTGTCCCTAGATATTGAAGCAGTCAGACGGGTCTATCACCTGTTACTTTCTAACGAGAAAATAGAAGCTGCCTTTCTTAATGCACTTGTATACCTATCTCCCAATGTGGAATGTGACTTAACTTATCATAATGTATATTCACGGGATCCCAACTATCTTAATTTGTTCATTATAGTTATGGAGAATGGTAATCTCCATAGCCCTGAATACCTAGAAATGGCCCTACCATTGTTCTGTAAGGCAATGTGCAAGCTGCCTCTTGCCGCACAAGCCAAGTTAGTCAGACTTTGGTCAAAGTACAGCGCTGAGCAGATTCGGCGAATGATGGAAACGTTTCAGCAGCTGATAACCTACAAAGTTATAAGCAATGAATTCAACAGTCGCAATCTAGTGAACGACGATGATGCCATTGTTGCTGCATCAAAGTGCTTGAAAATTGTATACTATGCAAATGTAGTTGGCGGAGAGATTGAAACTGACCATAATGAAGATGAGGACGAGGAGCCCATCCCAGAGTCCAGTGAATTTACCCTCCAGGAGCTGCTTGGAGAAGAACGGAGAAATAAGAAAGGGCCTCGAGTGGACGCCCTGGAAACAGAACTTGGTGTTAAAACTATTGATTGCAGGGAACCTCTCATCCCGTTTGAAGAATTTGTTAACGAACCACTAAATGATGTTCTTGAAATGGACAAAGACTATACTTTCTTTAAAGTAGAAACGGAAAATAAATTCTCTTTTATGACCTGCCCCTTTATCCTGAACGCagttaccaagaacctgggcttATACTATGACAACCGAATCCGCATGTATAGTGAGAGACGAATCACTGTCCTCTACAGCCTAGTGCAAGGACAGCCGATGAACCCATACTTACGACTCAAGGTCCGGCGTGATCACATAATTGATGATGCTTTGGTTCGG CTGGAGATGATTGCCATGGAAAACCCTGCTGATTTGAAGAAGCAATTGTATGTGGAGTTTGAGGGAGAGCAAGGGGTCGATGAAGGAGGTGTTTCCAAAGAGTTTTTCCAGCTGGTTGTTGAGGAAATTTTTAACCCTGATATTG GCATGTTTACCTTCGATGAGACTACAAAACTCTTTTGGTTTAATCCCTCATCTTTGGAGACAGAAGGACAGTTCACCCTGATTGGCATTGTCCTGGGTCTGGCGATTTACAATAACTGCATTCTAGATGTTCATTTTCCAATGGTCGTGTACAGAAAACTAATGGGCAAAAAAGGAACTTTACGTGACCTAGCAGACTCTCATCCA GTCCTGTATCAGAGTTTAAAAGAACTGTTGGAATATGAGGGTAGCGTTGAAGATGATATGATGATTACTTTCCAGATCTCTCAGACTGATCTCTTTGGGAATCCTTTAATGCACGACTTAAAGGAAAATGGAGATAAAATCCCCATTACGAACGAGAACAGAAAG GAATTTGTCAGTCTCTATATAGACTATATTATAAATAAATCTGTGGAAAAGCAGTTCAAAGCCTTCAGAAGGGGATTTCACATGGTTACCAACGAATCGCCACTGAAGTATCTATTTAGGCCAGAGGAAATTGAACTGCTAATCTGTGGAAGTAGG AACTTTCCAGACTTTCAAGCTCTAGAAGAAACGACAGAGTATGATGGTGGCTATACCAGAGACTCGCAGATTATTAG